The genomic stretch CCCGCCCAGCGTGGCGGTCACCTGCCCGACCCCGCCGGAGACGGTGAGCACCGGGTCGGCGACGGTGAAGAAGGTCAGCCCGCTGTAGAAGGCGACGGTGAACTCGCCGTCCCAGCGGATCGTGGCGGTGCCGGCCGCCGGGTCGACCGTGCCGGAGCCGCCGTCGATCACCACCTGGTGGTCGCTGAACAGCCCGGCGGTGGCCGACGTCAGCGGCTGACCGGTGGGCGTGGTGGTGAGCCCGGCGTAGGTGGCCGGTGCGTAGGAGCCGTCCGGTTGTCGCTTCTCGATCCGGACCCGGCCACTGCTGGCCGCCCACCGGTCCGCGCCGATCTGCTGGTCCGGGCCGGTGTCGGGCACCCGGCCGGCCGACAGCAGGTTCACCGTGCCGGGTGCGAACGCGGCGTTGCCGGTCTCCTGGTTGACGCCCCAGCGGAACTGCGCGTCGCTCACGACGGTGCCCGTGGCCGGTGGCGCCGGGGCGGGCGCCGGGGCGGGCGTCGGGGTGGGCGTCGGGGTGGGCGTCGGGGTGGGCACAGGCCAGGTGACGCGCAGCGGCAGGGGCAGCTTCGCCGGGTCGGTCGCCGCCCCGGTGGAGTACCAGGCGCCCGCCTGGCCGATCTCCCCGGCGACGGCGACGAGCGACGCAGGGAAGGAGCCCCAGCAGTCACCGGTCCGGTCCTGCGGTGGCGCGCCGTCGGGAGCGTCGTGCGCCACCTCCGGGTACGCCGGGGCCACCTCCAGACCCGTGTCGGTCAGCTCGGCGCCGGGCAGGTCGGCGAGGGTCACCTCCCGCGGGTCGGCGGTCACACCGCCGCCGGAGCCGTGCACCGTGGCGGTCAGCCGGCCGGCACCGTCCTCGACGACCATCCGGGGATCGGTGAGCGTGAGCAGCGCGGCGCCCCCCGCGGAGACGAGGGTGACGCTGCCCCGCCAGGAGAGCTCCGCGCTGCCGCCGGCCGGGTCGACGGTGCCGGCGCCGCCGGTGAGCACCACGACGAGCCCGGACGAGCCGTCAGCCGGGTCGGTGAGCGGGACGCCGCCGGGGGTCGCACGCAGCCCGGCCCAGGTGGCGGGTGCGGTCGAGCCGTCGGGTTGCTGCTGCTCGATCCGGACCGCGCCGTCGGCGGCCGCCCACTCCTCCTCGGCGAACACGCCGTCGTCGCCCGCGGTCACCTCCCCGGCGGAGACCAGGTCGACAGCCCCGGGCACCTCGGCCGCGTTCGACACCTCCGCCGAGATGCCCCAGCGGAGCTCGACGCCGGACACCGGTGCCCCCGTCGCGGCGGCGGTGCCCGGGCTCAGCACCAGAGCGGCGAGGGTGAGGCCGGCGGTGAGCGTGGCGGCCCGCTTCACCGGCCGCCCACCACGGTGACGGCGCGCCGGGCACGTCGGCGGGTCACCGCCGCGGTGAGCACCACGAAGAACACCAGGGCGGCGAGGAAGAAGAAGGCCAGCGCCGCCGGGGCGGGCTGCGTCGGTGTGCTGTCGGCGACCTCGGCGACGGACAACGCCCCGGCGTCGGACTGCACGGAGAAGGTGACGGTGGGCAGCCCGCCGGTGGTGGTCCCGGTCAGCCGGAGCTCGTGGTTGCCGCCGGGCACCGTCTCCGGCAGCTCGAGCAGGCCCGCGACGGTGCCCTGGGCGCTGACCGGCAGCGGGCCGACCGAGGCCAGGCCGTCGTCGAGCGTCGCGAGCACCTGCTCACCGGCGACCAGACCGGTCGCGGTGAAGCTGAGCACCCGCCCGGCGACGGCGGTGGCCGGGTCGATGGTCACCGCCGGCGGACCGCTCGGCGGGGGCGGTGCGGTGCCGGGTGCCGGAGCGGCGGGGGCCGGGGCTGCGCTGGCCGGCGCATCGGCCCCCGGACCGGCGCCGTCCCCACCGCCCCCGCCGGCGGACGGAGCGCCCGCCGGCGCCTCGGTGTACACGTCGGTGAAGGTCACCGGGGTGAACGTCTCGTTGGCCGCGTTCACCACGCCGTGCGCACCGATGGTGAGCACCCCGCAGGTCACCTGGCGGCAGTCGACGGAGACGGTCTGCCCGTCCCGGTCCAGCGAGGAGAAGGTGGGGCCGGGCACGTACATCTGCACCGACCAGCTGCCGTCGGCGGCGAGCACCCCTCCGTTCGCCTCCTCGGCGGTCGCGCTGCCGGGGAAGGCGACGAACCGCTGGAAGCCGGCGTTGTCGGCGGACTCGCTGTCGGGCACGTACCGGTAGTCGGCGCCGGTCTGCCCACCTTGGCTGGGCCGCCAGCCGCCCCCGGGGTCGTCGACCCAGCCGAAGAGCACGTAGATGCCGCCGAATCCACCGGCCACCGACTGGAAGCCGGTGCCGCGCACGGTGATCGGCGTGGAGTAGGTGGTGTCGGCGGCCGCCGCGCCGAACTCGTTGGCCACGGTGACCCGTGCCGCGGCCTGGGCCGGCACAGCGAGGGCGACCGCACCGACGAGCAGCAGGCACGCGGCGAGCAGGGCCGGCAGCAGCCGACGGCGAACGGTCACGAGGAGACCTCCAGGAGAGCGGCGGTGCGCCGGGGCAGCACGAGCGGCGCCCCGGTCACCGGGTGCGGGAGGACGTCGACCGGGTGCCGGTAGACGTCGGAGAGCAGCGGGCCGGTGAGCACGTGCGCCGGGGGGCCCAGCGCCCGGAGCCGGCCCTCGGCCAGCACCGCGACGACGTCGGCGTGCGCGGCGGCGAGGGTGAGGTCGTGCAGCACCGCGACGACGGCGCCACCGGCCCGGGCGACCGCCCGCGCCGAGTCGAGCAGCCGTTCCTGGTGGTGGATGTCGAGCGCCGCGGTGGGCTCGTCGAGCAGCAGCACCGGCACGTCCTGGGCGAGCACGCGGGCGAAGGCGGTCCGGGCCCGCTCCCCGCCGGAGAGCGTCGGGTGCAGCCGGTCGACCAGCGTGGCGACGTCGGCCTCGGCCAGCGCGGCGTCGACCAGCCGCTCGTCGTCGGCGGCACGGTCGGTGCGCCGCCACGGGGTGCGCCCCATCTCGACGACCTGGCGCACCCGGAAGGAGAAGGCGACCCGCTGCTCCTGCAGCAGCACCGCCCGCGCCCGGGCCAGCTGCCCCGGCGGCTCGCCGGCCAGGTCCCGCCCGGCCAGCCGGACCACCCCACCGGTCGGCGACCGGTCCCCGGCGAGCACCCCGAGCAGCGTCGACTTGCCCGCGCCGTTGGGGCCGACCAGTGCCACCAGCTCACCGGCGTGCACCGGCAAGCTCACGTCGTCCAGCAGCCGCCGCCCGCCGACGTCGACGGTGACGCCGACGGCGGTCAGGGCGGGGACGGCGGTCACGCCCAGCCACCGGCGGTGCGGCGGGAGCGGCGGAGCAGCCAGAAGAAGACCGGGCTGCCGACCAGGGCGGTGAGCATGCCGATGGGGAGGTCGGCGTAGGCGACGGCGTTGCGGGCGACCAGGTCGGCGGCGAGCAGCAGCACCGCACCGCCCAGGGCGCTGGCCGGCACGAGCACCCGGTGCCCGGGGCCGCAGACCATCCGCACCAGGTGCGGCACGACCAGGCCGACGAAGGCGATGATCCCGCAGAAGGCCACCGCGGCCGCGGCCAGGAGGGCGACCAGCACGATGCAGACCAACCGCAGCCGCTCGACGTCGACGCCCACGTGCCGGGCCGCCCGGTCGCCCAGTGCCAGCAGGTCCAGCCGGCGGGCGACCAGGAACGCCCCGGCCAGGCCGACCGCCACCAGCGGGGCGACCACGCCCACGTACTGCCAGCGGCTGCCGTTGAGGCTGCCCAGCTGCCAGAAGACGATCTGCTCCCGCGCCTGGGTGTCGCCCAGGAAGGTCAGGAAGCCGAGCCCCGCGCCGGTGAAAGCGTTCAGCGCCACCCCGGTGAGCACCAGGGTGACCACCTCGGTGCGGCCGTCGGCGCGGGCGAGGACGTAGACCAGCAGGGTGGCGACCAGCCCGCCGACGAAGGCCGCGGCCGCCAGCGTCCAGGGGCCCAGCACGGTGATGCCGAAGACGATCGTGGCGCTCGCCGCCAGCGCCGCACCCGAGGAGACACCGACCACCCCGGGTTCGGCCAGCGGGTTGCCGAACACCCCCTGCATGACCGCGCCGGCCGTGGCCAGCGCGGCACCGACCAGCACCGCCATGGCGACCCGGGGGAAGCGGATGCTCCACAGCGCGGCGTCGCCGTTCGGGTGGCTGGGCAGCGGCCCGACGTCCAACCCGATCCGGTGCAGCACCGACCCGACGACCTCGGCCGGCGGCACCGACAGCTGACCGATCCCGGCGGCGAGCACGGCGAGCACGAGCAGCGCCGTCCCGAGGACGGCGAAGGTGAGCGCCGCCCGGCGGCGGTGCCGGACCGGACGGGCCGCGGGCAGGCCGGCCACGGCGGGAGCCGGCGGCGCGACCGTCACCGCGGGACCTCCGTGGGCACGGTGGCGCCCGGGGCGTAGACCGCGGTGGCCAGGGCGTCGAGGACGTCGGCGGTCCGCGGGCCGAAACCCAGCACCTGGCTGTCGGCCATGTCGACGATCCGGTGGCGCTGGCCCGCCGGGGTCTGCGCGAGCGCCGGCACCTGCTCCAGCAGCCCCTCGACGCCGCCGACCGAGCGCAGCCCCTCGGTCATCACCAGGACCAGGTCCGGCTGGGCGGCGACCAGGCCTTCGTCGGTGAGCGGCTTCATCCCCGACCAGCCGATCTCGCCGGCGACGTCCCGGCCGCTCAGCGCGGTGATCAGCGAGTCCGCACCCGAGTCGCGGCCGAACATGTAGTAGACCCCGGCCTGCCCGCGCAGGTAGAGGAAGAGCATCCGCAGCCGGCGCTCCGGTTCCTGTGGCGCCACCGCGGCGATCTCGGCGACCTTGGCGGTGATCTCCGCCGCGGTCGCCTCGGCCAGCTGCTCCCCGGCACCGGGGACGCCCAGCGCCGCGGCGACCTGGCCGATCAGCGTGCCGACGCCGTCGACGGTGCGGTGGGAGTCGACGACGACCACCGGGATGCCGGCGTCGCGGACCTGGAGGACCACGTCCCAGGGCCCGAGCGTGGTGTCGGTGATGAGCACCGTCGGCGCCAGCTCGAGCACGGCCTCCCCGTTGAGCGTGTGCCCACCCTGCGTGACCAGCGGCAGTTCGTCGCTGCCCGGGAACGACGAGGAGGTGTCCCGCCCCACCAGGCGCTCCCCGAGGCCGAGGTCGTAGGTGATCTGGGAGAGGGTGCCGTAGAGGTCCAGGGCGAGCACCCGGCTCACGTCGGTGACGGTCACCTCGGTGCCCTGGACGTCGGTGAGGGTGACCGGCAGCTGCGGTTCGGCGGCGGGCAGCGGGTCGCCGTCCGGCGCGCCGAGCACCGCCGTCGAGGGGCCCACGTAGCTCGCCGGGTCGGCGAGCGGGGTGCTGTCGGCGAGCCGCACGACCGGGGCGTCGGACGCTCCCCCGCCGTCGGGCTGCGCGCCGGCGGCGCAGCCGGCCAGCAGCAGGCCGGTCAGGGCAACCGCGACGACGGCCCCGGCACGGGGGGTCCGGAGTGGGACGGGGACGGGCACCGGGCCTCCGCGGGGCACTGGCCGCGCCGCGGCCGGGGACCGGTGCCGCACGGGCACCGGGGCGATGATGATCACCACCGAACGCACCGTACACAGGGAAGGCTTGCCTAACCAAGGGTCCCCTTACCGAGTCCTCGCCCTGCGCGGCCGGCGGCCGTGGGTGAGGCTGTCCGCTGGCAGTCGCAACGGTGGAGGGACGCAGATGGCACGGGTCGCGGTCACGGGCAGCAGCGGGAAGCTCGGCAGGGTGGTGGTCGACCACCTGGTCGAGCACGGGTGGGACGTGCTCGCCCTGGACCGGGTGCCGAGCCCGCGGGCCGACGTCGAGTCCGCGGTGGTCGACCTGACCGACGCCGGTCAGGCGGTGGAGGCGCTCGGCGGGTTCGACGAGCACCGCCCGGTCGACGCGCTGGTGCACCTGGCCGCCGTCCCGGCGCCGGGGCTGATGCCCAACGCGGCGACGTTCGCCAACAACGTGACGGCGTCGTTCAACGTCTACACCGCGGCGCTGCGCGCGGGCGTGCGCAGCATCGTGTGGGCCTCCAGCGAGACCGTGCTCGGGCTGCCGTTCGACGAGGCGCCGCCGTACCTGCCGGTCGACGAGGAGTACCACCCCCGGCCGAACAGCGCCTACTCCCTGGTGAAGACCCTGGAGGAGGAGATGGCCCGCCAGCTGTGCCGGTGGCACCCCGACCTGTCGATGACCGGGCTGCGGTTCAGCAACGTGATGCACCCCGAGGAGTACGCGGGCTTCCCCGCCTTCGACGCCGACCCGCAGCTGCGCCGGTGGAACCTGTGGGGCTACATCGACGCCCGCGACGGCGCCCAGGCGGTGCGCCGAGCGCTGGAGCAGCGGCTGCCCGGCCCGGAGGTGTTCATCGTCGCCAACGCCGACACGGTCATGTCCCGGCCGACGGCGGAGCTGGCCGCCGAGGTCTTCCCCGACGTCCCGGTGACCCGGGACCTGGGCGAGCACGAGACGCTGCTGTCGATCGACAGGGCCCGCCGGCTGCTCGGCTTCGCGCCCGAGCACTCCTGGCGCGACGCCGTGGGCCGGTGATCACCCGGCTCCTGCTGCTGGGCGCGACCGGCGACCTCGCCGGCCGGTTCCTGCTGCCCGCGCTCGCCGAGCTGACCGCCGCCGGCCAGCTGCCCGAGGGCCTGCAGCTGGTCGGCGCGGCCGAGCCGGACTGGGACGACGCCCGGTTCGCAGAGCACGTCGCGGCCCGGCTGGCCGAGCACGCCGGCGACGTGCCGGCCGCCGCCCGGCAGGCGCTGGTGGCCGGCGCCCGGTACCGGCGGGTCGACCTGGGCGACCCGGCGACCGTGGCGGCCGCGGTCGCCGCCTCCCCCGGTGGCGGTCCGGTGGCCGCCTACCTCGCGCTGCCCCCGTCGCTGTTCCCCGCCGCGGTCCGCGCCCTGGGCGACGCCGGCCTGCCGCCGGGCAGCCGGATCGCGGTGGAGAAGCCGTTCGGCCGGGACCTGGCCGACGCCCGGGCGCTGAACGCGCTGCTGGCGGAGGCGACCGGTGGGGTCGAGGCGGCGGCCTTCCGGGTCGACCACTTCCTGGGCATGCCCGCGGTGGCCGGGCTGCCCGCGCTGCGCGCACCGGGCAGTGCACTGGCCGGGCAGTGGGACGGCGAGCACCTCGCGCAGGTCGACGTCGTGTGGGAGGAGACCCTGGACGTCGGGGGCCGCGCCGGGTTCTACGACCGGACCGGCGCCCTGCGCGACGTGCTGCAGAACCACCTGGTGCAGACGCTGACGCTGCTGGCGATGGAGCTGCCCGCCACCGCGGCCGAGGAGGACCTGCACCGCGAGCGGCTGGCGCTCCTCCGGGCGGTGCGGGTGCCCGCGCCGTCGGCCACCCGCCGGGCGCGGTACACCGCGGGCCCGGCCGGCCGGGCGTACGTCGACGCGGACGGCGTCGACCCCGCCCGGGGCACCGAGACGCTCGCCGAGCTGGTGCTCGAGGTCGGCACGCCCCGCTGGGCCGGCACCCGGTTCGTGCTGCGCACCGGCAAGGCGATGGCGGCCGACCGCAAGCAGGTCGTGCTGCACCTGCGCGCGCCCGCGCCCGACGGGCTCCCACCCGAGGTCGAGCGGGTCGCCGACGACCGGCTGGCGATCGCCCTGGACGCCGCCCAGCAGGCCACCGACGGCGTCCGGGTGCACGCCCCGGGTGAGCGCACCGCCTACGGCGCCGTGCTCGCCGACGTGCTGGCCGGCGGCAGCCGCACCGCCGTCAGCGCCGCCGAGGCGGAGGAGGCCTGGCGCTTCGTCGACCCGGTGCGGCAGGCCTGGTCCGACGGCGAGCCGCCGCTGCTGGAATACCCCGCCGGCTCCCCCGGTCCGGACGCCGACTGACCGGGGCCCGCCGACGCGGCCCGTTCACGGTCTCCTCACAGCACGGCCACGGAGGCGTCCGCCGCCGGCTGTCTCCGCGCGGCACGGTCGGCCGGCCCGATCCACCGCCCGAGCCAGGGAGACCCACCCGTGCGCCGTCCATCCCGCCGTGCCGCCGCGACCCTCACCGCAGCCGGTCTGCTGACCGCCGTCGCCGTGCCAGCCATCGCCGTGCCGGCGCTCGCCGGCCCCGCCCCCACCGCGCCCTCGGGCAACGGCACCCAGCAGGCCGAGCTCGTCGCCCGCTCCGTGCTGCCGTCGGCCACCTTCGGTGAGCAGATCCCCTCCGGCGCGCTGGCCAGCCCGGCCAACGGCGTCACCACGCCGTTCGCCGCCCAGCCGATCCAGGGGTTCTCCGGCCTGCTGAAGGACGGCGACGACTGGCTGGTGCTGGAGGACAACGGCTACGGCACGAAGGCCAACAGCGCCGACTTCCTGCTGCGGGTCATCCGGGTGCACATCGACACCACCACCCAGCGGACGACGGTGCTCGACGGCGGGTTCAGCCTGTCCGACCCCGACCGCAAGCTGCCGTTCCCGCTCACCCGCGCCGACCGCCGGCTCACCGGTGCGGACCTGGACCCCGAGTCGTTCCAGCGGATGCCCGACGGCACGTTCTGGATCGGCGAGGAGTTCGGCCCGAGCGTGGTGCACGTCGACGCGCAGGGCCGGGTGCTGTCCGCGCCGGTCCAGCCCGACGGCGTCCGCTCCCCCGACGCCTGGAACCTCAACGGCGCGGCCCCGACCCTCGGCAGCAGCAAGGGCTTCGAGGGCATGGCGCTGGGCGTCGACGGCAACACGCTGTACCCGATGC from Modestobacter roseus encodes the following:
- a CDS encoding HtaA domain-containing protein codes for the protein MKRAATLTAGLTLAALVLSPGTAAATGAPVSGVELRWGISAEVSNAAEVPGAVDLVSAGEVTAGDDGVFAEEEWAAADGAVRIEQQQPDGSTAPATWAGLRATPGGVPLTDPADGSSGLVVVLTGGAGTVDPAGGSAELSWRGSVTLVSAGGAALLTLTDPRMVVEDGAGRLTATVHGSGGGVTADPREVTLADLPGAELTDTGLEVAPAYPEVAHDAPDGAPPQDRTGDCWGSFPASLVAVAGEIGQAGAWYSTGAATDPAKLPLPLRVTWPVPTPTPTPTPTPTPAPAPAPAPPATGTVVSDAQFRWGVNQETGNAAFAPGTVNLLSAGRVPDTGPDQQIGADRWAASSGRVRIEKRQPDGSYAPATYAGLTTTPTGQPLTSATAGLFSDHQVVIDGGSGTVDPAAGTATIRWDGEFTVAFYSGLTFFTVADPVLTVSGGVGQVTATLGGFGADQADPTRWEPLPETEVVLAELGAVPLDGAGFTVTPRYAGVRYDPPAGSTVTPQRREGAAWGAFPASFVDFQVRVGQAPYWYSSGGPTDRFKVPLPLTVSFSAAAPVTPPAAAPVTTPAAAPENVVATPPTRRSAPPPAPPAAAARPATPRAAPAPATVGSGAMAPGVVGEQQLLAGTRTVHVAGGAGTDLAGLFAPVPGPRDLGWWGGGAGLLLAALVVWRRSAGRSAESVAVREN
- a CDS encoding heme ABC transporter ATP-binding protein, yielding MTAVPALTAVGVTVDVGGRRLLDDVSLPVHAGELVALVGPNGAGKSTLLGVLAGDRSPTGGVVRLAGRDLAGEPPGQLARARAVLLQEQRVAFSFRVRQVVEMGRTPWRRTDRAADDERLVDAALAEADVATLVDRLHPTLSGGERARTAFARVLAQDVPVLLLDEPTAALDIHHQERLLDSARAVARAGGAVVAVLHDLTLAAAHADVVAVLAEGRLRALGPPAHVLTGPLLSDVYRHPVDVLPHPVTGAPLVLPRRTAALLEVSS
- a CDS encoding FecCD family ABC transporter permease; the encoded protein is MTVAPPAPAVAGLPAARPVRHRRRAALTFAVLGTALLVLAVLAAGIGQLSVPPAEVVGSVLHRIGLDVGPLPSHPNGDAALWSIRFPRVAMAVLVGAALATAGAVMQGVFGNPLAEPGVVGVSSGAALAASATIVFGITVLGPWTLAAAAFVGGLVATLLVYVLARADGRTEVVTLVLTGVALNAFTGAGLGFLTFLGDTQAREQIVFWQLGSLNGSRWQYVGVVAPLVAVGLAGAFLVARRLDLLALGDRAARHVGVDVERLRLVCIVLVALLAAAAVAFCGIIAFVGLVVPHLVRMVCGPGHRVLVPASALGGAVLLLAADLVARNAVAYADLPIGMLTALVGSPVFFWLLRRSRRTAGGWA
- a CDS encoding heme/hemin ABC transporter substrate-binding protein, which produces MPVPVPLRTPRAGAVVAVALTGLLLAGCAAGAQPDGGGASDAPVVRLADSTPLADPASYVGPSTAVLGAPDGDPLPAAEPQLPVTLTDVQGTEVTVTDVSRVLALDLYGTLSQITYDLGLGERLVGRDTSSSFPGSDELPLVTQGGHTLNGEAVLELAPTVLITDTTLGPWDVVLQVRDAGIPVVVVDSHRTVDGVGTLIGQVAAALGVPGAGEQLAEATAAEITAKVAEIAAVAPQEPERRLRMLFLYLRGQAGVYYMFGRDSGADSLITALSGRDVAGEIGWSGMKPLTDEGLVAAQPDLVLVMTEGLRSVGGVEGLLEQVPALAQTPAGQRHRIVDMADSQVLGFGPRTADVLDALATAVYAPGATVPTEVPR
- a CDS encoding NAD-dependent epimerase/dehydratase family protein, which encodes MARVAVTGSSGKLGRVVVDHLVEHGWDVLALDRVPSPRADVESAVVDLTDAGQAVEALGGFDEHRPVDALVHLAAVPAPGLMPNAATFANNVTASFNVYTAALRAGVRSIVWASSETVLGLPFDEAPPYLPVDEEYHPRPNSAYSLVKTLEEEMARQLCRWHPDLSMTGLRFSNVMHPEEYAGFPAFDADPQLRRWNLWGYIDARDGAQAVRRALEQRLPGPEVFIVANADTVMSRPTAELAAEVFPDVPVTRDLGEHETLLSIDRARRLLGFAPEHSWRDAVGR
- a CDS encoding glucose-6-phosphate dehydrogenase; translated protein: MITRLLLLGATGDLAGRFLLPALAELTAAGQLPEGLQLVGAAEPDWDDARFAEHVAARLAEHAGDVPAAARQALVAGARYRRVDLGDPATVAAAVAASPGGGPVAAYLALPPSLFPAAVRALGDAGLPPGSRIAVEKPFGRDLADARALNALLAEATGGVEAAAFRVDHFLGMPAVAGLPALRAPGSALAGQWDGEHLAQVDVVWEETLDVGGRAGFYDRTGALRDVLQNHLVQTLTLLAMELPATAAEEDLHRERLALLRAVRVPAPSATRRARYTAGPAGRAYVDADGVDPARGTETLAELVLEVGTPRWAGTRFVLRTGKAMAADRKQVVLHLRAPAPDGLPPEVERVADDRLAIALDAAQQATDGVRVHAPGERTAYGAVLADVLAGGSRTAVSAAEAEEAWRFVDPVRQAWSDGEPPLLEYPAGSPGPDAD
- a CDS encoding esterase-like activity of phytase family protein, with protein sequence MRRPSRRAAATLTAAGLLTAVAVPAIAVPALAGPAPTAPSGNGTQQAELVARSVLPSATFGEQIPSGALASPANGVTTPFAAQPIQGFSGLLKDGDDWLVLEDNGYGTKANSADFLLRVIRVHIDTTTQRTTVLDGGFSLSDPDRKLPFPLTRADRRLTGADLDPESFQRMPDGTFWIGEEFGPSVVHVDAQGRVLSAPVQPDGVRSPDAWNLNGAAPTLGSSKGFEGMALGVDGNTLYPMLEGAVAGDDPATRRIYSFDTHRGVYTGLKAKVRFEVPNNALGDMVALDQNRFLILERDGGQGPTAQLKAVYLVDTRDVDRDGYADKRLISNLMAIPDPQGVAGTKGGYATFPFVTIEQIAVLDDHRIIVGNDNNYPGSAGRTAGVPDDNEHVVIQVDEDLQVDPALASINARGGRAR